A portion of the Candidatus Dormiibacterota bacterium genome contains these proteins:
- a CDS encoding response regulator encodes MESLDPTRPGAPQVKERAEQLFRDHRDRIIRRTDRLFASLLGIEWLGAIAVALIVSPRTWAGSYSQVHLHVWAALVLGGLIGSLPIFLALQRPGEVLTRHIIAVAQMMFAAFLIHLTGGRIETHFIVFGSLAFLAFYRDWRVLISATVVVVVDHLLRGMFWPQSVYGVLEASVWRTVEHTWWVGFENVFLIAACRQGITEMRRIAARRAELEATNAAIEQQVQARTSELASSEERFRKLSDSSPVGIFQTDSAGLCLYTNARWQTLTGQSLEESLGMGWSRALHPEDRVRVLAKWGACAAEGRPYDDEHRYLTPQGETLWVHARSAIVRGPDGQITEFVGTVEDVTLHRHAEEDLRSAKDEAELATRSKSEFLANMSHEIRTPMNGVIGMTGLLLETNLSPEQRQFVGMLRASGEALLTIINDLLDFSKIEAGKLELEALDFDLHPIVEEVMSLLAEKAHGKKLELACLVHHEVPGALRGDPGRLRQILLNLVGNAIKFTEKGEVVLRARLEEKQEGAVVVRFEVTDTGIGIAAEDRARLFSPFTQADGSTARKFGGTGLGLAISRQLVELMGGRIGVESEEDRGSTFWFTTRLLTQPEGVRARPRPRENLRGLRVLVVDDNLTNRAILTEQARSWKMEVQDAADGAGALERLRAAAARGGRYDLAILDMQMPGMDGLELGRAIHRDALLAGTRLVMLTSVGLRGMAEESRRAGFSAFLTKPVGQSQLYDCLATVMGGDTQAAARLPLVTRHTIKEQKSRSQSRILVADDNETNQMVAVQMLRRLGCRSEVAANGLEVIEALKKIPFDAILMDCQMPEMDGYEATRAIRAAEAASGRHVPIIAMTANAMRGDREKCLQAGMDDYLPKPVKVVDLDQALKRWIKKGETAGKARRTVSRVVAGPKPRTAKASGVASPSETSPLDSEIFGQLREADRAGGDGFLAGLIQKYLQEAPTRILALRDAVARADSAVVVKAAHALKGSAGALGALTMAAACGDLETLGRGESLAGAEALLVRVEKEFDLVCGALETERAGKTRKRKAG; translated from the coding sequence ATGGAATCGTTAGATCCCACCCGTCCCGGCGCGCCGCAGGTGAAGGAGCGCGCGGAACAGCTGTTCAGGGACCACCGCGACAGGATCATCCGGCGCACCGACCGCCTGTTCGCGTCCCTCCTGGGGATCGAGTGGCTCGGGGCGATCGCGGTCGCCTTGATTGTCTCCCCCAGGACCTGGGCCGGATCGTACAGCCAGGTGCACCTGCACGTGTGGGCCGCCCTGGTGCTGGGCGGATTGATCGGCAGCCTTCCGATCTTTCTCGCCCTGCAGCGCCCGGGGGAGGTCCTGACCCGTCACATCATCGCCGTCGCCCAGATGATGTTCGCGGCGTTCCTCATCCACCTCACCGGCGGCCGCATCGAGACGCACTTCATCGTGTTCGGCTCGCTGGCCTTTCTCGCCTTCTACCGCGACTGGCGCGTCCTGATCTCGGCCACCGTGGTCGTGGTGGTCGATCATCTGCTGCGCGGGATGTTCTGGCCGCAGTCGGTCTACGGCGTGCTCGAGGCGAGCGTCTGGCGCACGGTCGAGCACACCTGGTGGGTGGGGTTCGAGAACGTCTTCCTGATCGCGGCCTGCCGTCAGGGGATCACCGAGATGCGGAGGATCGCCGCGCGCCGGGCGGAGCTCGAAGCCACGAACGCCGCGATCGAGCAGCAGGTCCAGGCGCGCACCTCCGAGCTGGCCAGCAGCGAGGAGCGCTTCCGCAAGCTCAGCGACTCCTCCCCTGTCGGCATCTTCCAGACCGATTCGGCGGGGCTGTGCCTGTACACCAACGCCCGCTGGCAGACGCTGACCGGCCAGTCGCTGGAGGAAAGCCTGGGAATGGGCTGGAGCCGGGCTCTCCATCCGGAAGATCGCGTCCGCGTCCTGGCGAAATGGGGCGCCTGCGCCGCGGAGGGGCGGCCCTATGACGACGAGCACCGCTATCTGACGCCGCAGGGGGAGACGCTCTGGGTCCATGCCCGGTCGGCGATCGTGCGCGGGCCCGACGGGCAGATCACGGAGTTCGTGGGGACCGTCGAGGACGTCACGCTCCACAGGCACGCCGAGGAGGACCTCCGAAGTGCGAAGGACGAGGCCGAGCTCGCCACACGCTCCAAGTCGGAGTTCCTGGCCAACATGAGCCACGAGATCCGCACACCGATGAACGGGGTCATCGGCATGACGGGTCTCCTCCTCGAGACCAATCTGAGCCCCGAGCAGCGACAGTTCGTCGGCATGCTGCGCGCTTCGGGCGAGGCGCTCCTGACGATCATCAACGACCTCCTCGACTTCTCGAAGATCGAGGCCGGCAAGCTGGAGCTGGAAGCGCTCGATTTCGATCTTCACCCGATCGTCGAGGAGGTCATGTCGCTCCTCGCCGAGAAGGCGCACGGCAAGAAGCTCGAGCTGGCCTGCCTGGTCCACCACGAGGTCCCGGGGGCCCTGCGCGGCGATCCGGGCCGCCTGCGGCAGATTCTCCTGAACCTGGTCGGCAACGCGATCAAGTTCACGGAAAAGGGGGAGGTCGTGCTGCGCGCCCGCCTGGAGGAGAAGCAGGAGGGGGCGGTCGTCGTGCGATTCGAAGTGACGGACACCGGCATCGGCATCGCCGCGGAGGATCGGGCTCGTCTGTTCAGCCCGTTCACGCAGGCGGACGGATCCACCGCCAGGAAGTTCGGCGGCACCGGCCTCGGGCTGGCGATCTCCCGCCAGCTGGTCGAGCTGATGGGGGGACGGATCGGCGTCGAGAGCGAGGAGGACCGGGGAAGCACGTTCTGGTTCACCACACGCCTCCTGACCCAGCCGGAGGGGGTGCGCGCCCGGCCCAGGCCGCGCGAGAACCTCCGGGGGTTGCGGGTGCTGGTCGTGGACGACAACCTGACCAACCGTGCGATCCTGACCGAGCAGGCGCGCTCCTGGAAGATGGAAGTGCAGGACGCCGCGGATGGAGCCGGGGCGCTCGAGCGGCTGCGCGCCGCCGCCGCGCGGGGAGGCCGGTACGACCTGGCGATCCTGGACATGCAGATGCCCGGCATGGACGGGCTCGAGCTGGGGCGCGCGATCCACCGCGATGCTCTCCTCGCGGGGACCAGGCTCGTCATGCTGACGTCGGTCGGTCTGCGCGGGATGGCCGAGGAGTCGCGCAGGGCCGGATTCTCCGCATTCTTGACCAAGCCGGTCGGCCAGTCGCAGCTGTACGACTGTCTGGCGACCGTGATGGGCGGCGACACCCAGGCGGCCGCCAGACTCCCGCTGGTCACGCGTCACACGATCAAGGAACAGAAATCGCGCTCGCAGTCGCGGATTCTTGTGGCGGACGACAACGAGACCAACCAGATGGTCGCCGTGCAGATGCTGCGCCGCCTCGGCTGCCGATCGGAGGTGGCCGCGAACGGTCTCGAGGTGATCGAAGCGCTGAAGAAGATCCCGTTCGACGCCATCCTGATGGATTGCCAGATGCCGGAGATGGACGGCTACGAGGCGACACGCGCGATCCGCGCCGCGGAGGCGGCGTCCGGACGGCACGTGCCGATCATCGCCATGACCGCCAACGCCATGCGCGGAGACCGCGAGAAGTGCCTGCAGGCCGGCATGGACGACTACCTGCCGAAGCCGGTCAAGGTCGTGGATCTGGACCAGGCCCTGAAGCGATGGATCAAGAAGGGGGAGACTGCAGGAAAGGCCCGGCGCACGGTCTCCCGCGTCGTTGCCGGCCCAAAGCCCAGGACGGCCAAGGCGTCCGGAGTGGCGTCTCCTTCGGAGACGAGTCCACTCGATTCCGAGATCTTCGGCCAGCTCCGCGAGGCCGACCGCGCGGGGGGCGACGGGTTTCTCGCCGGTCTGATCCAGAAGTATCTGCAGGAAGCGCCGACGCGGATCCTGGCGCTGCGGGATGCCGTGGCCCGGGCCGACTCCGCCGTCGTGGTGAAGGCGGCGCACGCCCTCAAGGGGAGCGCCGGGGCGCTCGGGGCATTGACGATGGCGGCCGCGTGCGGCGACCTCGAGACCCTCGGGCGCGGCGAGTCTCTCGCCGGTGCCGAGGCACTCCTCGTCCGCGTGGAGAAGGAGTTCGATCTCGTGTGCGGCGCTCTCGAGACCGAGCGCGCGGGAAAGACCCGGAAGAGAAAAGCCGGCTGA
- a CDS encoding RedB protein: MIRAIAQRPWLLHACAGLWLVGVCAGMGVLLEYASTPGDPGRPPSTWPADSTIPPPAGRPVLVMMAHPRCPCTRASLEELGRLMADSLGRLDARVVFYAPADAAEDWWKTDLWTSAAAIPGVVDVLDRDAAESHRFHAETSGDVLLYDGNGRLEFNGGITVARGHAGDNAGLAAIEALVRGDTNVRRQTPVFGCALNDWAAVRTGAEGTWNR; encoded by the coding sequence ATGATCCGCGCCATCGCACAGCGTCCGTGGCTCCTTCACGCCTGCGCCGGGCTCTGGCTGGTCGGGGTCTGCGCCGGAATGGGTGTTCTCCTGGAATACGCCTCGACTCCGGGCGACCCGGGTCGGCCGCCGTCCACCTGGCCCGCCGACAGCACGATCCCGCCGCCCGCGGGCAGGCCGGTCCTCGTCATGATGGCCCACCCGCGCTGTCCGTGCACGCGGGCGAGTCTGGAGGAGCTGGGTCGTCTCATGGCCGATTCTCTCGGTCGGCTCGACGCTCGCGTCGTTTTCTACGCGCCGGCAGACGCCGCCGAGGACTGGTGGAAGACCGATCTCTGGACGAGCGCCGCGGCGATCCCCGGCGTCGTGGATGTCCTGGACCGGGACGCCGCCGAGTCGCACCGGTTTCACGCGGAGACCTCCGGCGACGTCTTGCTGTACGACGGGAATGGACGACTCGAGTTCAACGGCGGGATCACGGTGGCCCGCGGGCACGCCGGCGACAATGCCGGGCTCGCCGCCATCGAGGCGCTGGTTCGCGGTGACACGAACGTGAGGCGGCAGACACCAGTCTTCGGGTGCGCGTTGAACGACTGGGCGGCGGTCAGGACCGGTGCGGAGGGAACATGGAATCGTTAG
- a CDS encoding ATPase, T2SS/T4P/T4SS family, whose translation MKQPVVQEILARSGIVDAPGLERALEIQALDGGSLGRIIADLGLCAEDAVANVIASGLGLDYVNLDEIELPAEADLCLPPDFCRQRRVLPLGVKDRAVRLAMADPLDLSTLQDVEFRTSKRAIAVVAAESAIFRILKRLYPELEQTGIPEDLLPAAPPEGELEGSGEEDYEVVDPAELAKDIKLPPIVRLVNVILTDAAKAGASDIHMEPQEASMQVRQRVDGMLRDVQKIPRHLQASVVSRLKIISGMDIAERRKPQDGRSRLRVQQRRIDLRVSTLPTNYGEKVVIRLLESAGARTDMAQLGFTPELLKEFQGLLSRPQGMILVTGPTGSGKTSTLYASLNWIKSPVKNIITVEDPIEYQLEGINQVQINTRAGVTFAAGLRSILRQDPNIVLVGEIRDQETAGIALEAAQTGHLILTTLHTNDAPSSITRLIDLGVEPFMVASSVIGILAQRLLRRVCPACGKERDAAALTLERFGGAAQLPADARWMSGTGCEECGQSGYKGRLAIHELLMVTDEIRDLISRRAAEHQVREASRRAGMRSLTQDGVVKAARGLTTLEEVLRVAPPDENRPATSHTRPLAAVAPAGRREAAEPATPSAAVASGQNGDRGRVLIVEDSPTVVTVVKYFLELEGFEVLVAEDGLTGLEMARSDVPDLVVSDLNMPGMDGLALTKALRDDPRTRGMAILMLTSEGSADSEARGLEVGVDDYLVKPVEPKRLAARVKAILGRARSRRAAGA comes from the coding sequence ATGAAACAGCCAGTCGTTCAGGAAATTCTCGCGCGGTCCGGAATCGTGGACGCCCCCGGTCTCGAACGTGCGCTCGAGATCCAGGCGCTCGACGGCGGATCGCTCGGGCGGATCATCGCGGACCTGGGCCTGTGCGCGGAGGACGCCGTGGCGAACGTCATCGCCTCCGGACTCGGCCTGGACTACGTGAACCTGGACGAGATCGAGCTGCCTGCAGAGGCCGACCTCTGCCTCCCGCCGGATTTCTGCCGTCAGCGGCGCGTCCTCCCGCTCGGCGTCAAGGACCGCGCCGTGCGGCTGGCCATGGCGGATCCTCTCGATCTGAGCACGCTCCAGGACGTCGAGTTCCGCACCAGCAAGCGGGCGATCGCCGTGGTGGCGGCCGAGTCGGCAATTTTCAGGATATTGAAACGCCTCTATCCCGAGCTGGAGCAGACCGGCATCCCGGAGGACCTGCTCCCGGCCGCGCCCCCCGAAGGGGAGCTGGAGGGGAGCGGCGAGGAAGACTACGAAGTCGTCGACCCGGCCGAGCTGGCGAAGGACATCAAGCTGCCGCCGATCGTGCGCCTGGTCAACGTCATCCTGACGGACGCCGCCAAGGCGGGGGCCAGCGACATCCACATGGAGCCGCAGGAAGCGTCCATGCAGGTCCGGCAGCGCGTCGACGGGATGCTGCGGGACGTGCAGAAGATCCCCAGGCACCTGCAGGCGTCCGTCGTGTCCCGCCTGAAGATCATCTCGGGAATGGACATCGCCGAGCGGCGCAAGCCGCAGGACGGCCGCAGCCGCCTGCGCGTGCAGCAGAGACGGATCGACCTGCGCGTCTCGACCCTGCCGACCAATTACGGCGAGAAGGTGGTGATCCGGCTCCTCGAAAGCGCGGGGGCGCGGACCGACATGGCCCAGCTGGGATTCACTCCCGAGCTCCTGAAGGAGTTCCAGGGGCTCCTGTCGCGCCCCCAGGGGATGATCCTGGTCACCGGTCCGACCGGCAGCGGCAAGACCTCGACCCTGTACGCGTCCCTCAACTGGATCAAGTCGCCTGTGAAGAACATCATCACGGTCGAGGACCCGATCGAGTACCAGCTCGAGGGGATCAACCAGGTCCAGATCAACACCCGCGCCGGCGTGACCTTCGCCGCCGGGCTGCGATCGATCCTGCGTCAGGACCCGAACATCGTCCTGGTCGGCGAGATCCGCGACCAGGAGACGGCCGGTATCGCGCTGGAGGCGGCGCAGACCGGGCACCTCATCCTGACCACCCTGCACACCAACGACGCCCCCTCCTCGATCACCCGGCTCATCGACCTCGGGGTCGAGCCGTTCATGGTGGCGTCGTCGGTCATCGGCATCCTGGCCCAGCGCCTGCTGAGGCGGGTGTGCCCGGCGTGCGGCAAGGAGCGCGACGCGGCGGCCCTCACGCTGGAGAGATTCGGTGGCGCGGCGCAGCTGCCGGCGGACGCGCGCTGGATGTCCGGGACCGGCTGCGAAGAGTGCGGCCAGTCGGGGTACAAGGGCCGGCTGGCCATCCACGAGCTGCTCATGGTCACGGATGAGATACGCGACCTGATCTCGCGCCGCGCGGCCGAGCACCAGGTGCGGGAGGCGTCGCGTCGCGCGGGCATGCGCTCCCTGACGCAGGACGGCGTCGTCAAGGCGGCCCGGGGCCTGACGACGCTGGAGGAAGTGCTGCGCGTCGCGCCGCCGGACGAGAACCGCCCCGCGACCTCCCACACCCGGCCGCTGGCCGCCGTGGCGCCCGCCGGACGTCGCGAGGCCGCGGAGCCCGCGACACCGTCGGCGGCCGTCGCTTCGGGGCAGAACGGCGACAGGGGCCGCGTCCTGATCGTCGAGGACAGCCCGACGGTCGTGACCGTCGTGAAGTACTTCCTCGAGCTCGAGGGGTTCGAGGTCCTGGTGGCCGAGGACGGCCTGACGGGCCTGGAGATGGCCCGGAGCGACGTCCCGGACCTCGTCGTCAGCGACCTCAACATGCCGGGGATGGACGGACTGGCCCTCACCAAGGCGCTGCGCGACGACCCGCGGACCCGCGGGATGGCGATCCTCATGCTGACGTCCGAGGGGAGCGCCGACAGCGAGGCGCGTGGCCTCGAGGTGGGCGTCGACGACTATCTAGTCAAGCCGGTCGAGCCGAAGCGTCTGGCCGCGCGCGTGAAGGCGATCCTGGGCAGGGCGCGCTCGCGCCGGGCGGCGGGCGCATGA